One region of Streptomyces capillispiralis genomic DNA includes:
- a CDS encoding (Fe-S)-binding protein codes for MRVALFLTCVNDTLYPDTGRAVVKLLTRLGVEVDFPMAQTCCGQAHYNTGYRHEAEPLARHFSEVFGEYEAIVTPSGSCGAMVRELYPRMGERARAEGRGDTLAATLAPVVPKTYELTEFLVDVLGVTDVGAYYPHKVTYHPTCHGLRGLGLGERPLRLLRAVKGLELAELPGAEECCGFGGTFALKNADVSAAMGTDKVRNAESTGAEVLCAADNSCLMHIGGTMTRLRTGMRPVHIAEILASTEEEPAV; via the coding sequence ATGCGTGTCGCTCTGTTCCTCACCTGTGTCAACGACACGCTCTATCCGGACACCGGCCGCGCGGTGGTGAAACTGCTGACCAGGCTGGGCGTCGAGGTCGACTTCCCGATGGCGCAGACCTGTTGCGGTCAGGCGCACTACAACACGGGCTACCGGCACGAGGCCGAGCCGCTCGCCCGGCACTTCTCCGAAGTCTTCGGGGAGTACGAGGCGATCGTGACCCCGTCCGGTTCGTGCGGGGCGATGGTGCGGGAGCTGTACCCGCGGATGGGTGAGCGGGCCCGGGCGGAGGGCCGCGGGGACACCCTGGCGGCGACGCTGGCGCCGGTGGTGCCCAAGACGTACGAACTCACGGAGTTCCTGGTGGACGTGCTGGGGGTGACGGACGTCGGGGCGTACTACCCGCACAAGGTGACCTATCACCCGACCTGTCACGGGCTGCGCGGACTGGGCCTGGGCGAGCGGCCGCTGCGGCTGCTGCGGGCGGTGAAGGGGCTGGAGCTGGCCGAGCTGCCGGGCGCCGAGGAGTGCTGCGGCTTCGGCGGCACCTTCGCCCTGAAGAACGCCGACGTCTCGGCGGCGATGGGCACCGACAAGGTGCGCAACGCCGAGTCGACCGGCGCCGAGGTGCTGTGCGCGGCGGACAACTCGTGCCTGATGCACATCGGCGGGACGATGACCAGGCTGCGGACCGGCATGCGGCCGGTGCACATCGCGGAGATCCTGGCGAGCACGGAGGAGGAACCGGCCGTATGA
- a CDS encoding LutB/LldF family L-lactate oxidation iron-sulfur protein, protein MSGTFVGMPAFPAAARDAVRDTTLRGNLRHATHTIRAKRANAVAELADWAELREAGKRIKDHTLRHLDHYLVRLEESVTAAGGTVHWAADADEANRIVTRLVKETGESEVVKVKSMATQEIGLNEALEEEGIRAYETDLAELIVQLGKDRPSHILVPAIHRNRGEIREIFAREMGEWGRPAPDGLTDTPAELAEAARLHLREKFLRAKVGISGANFMVAETGTLVVVESEGNGRMCLTLPETLISVVGIEKIVPTWQDLEVFLQTLPRSSTAERMNPYTSTWTGTTDGDGPRTFHLVLLDNGRTDTLADEVGRQALRCIRCSACLNVCPVYERAGGHAYGSVYPGPIGAILSPQLRGIGSEIDASLPYASSLCGACYEVCPVAIDIPEVLVHLRERVVEGGQVTRAGNKVVLQPAKGHAAERAAMRAARWAFTRPGVLRAGQRLASRTRRVHPRTLPGPGRAWSGTRDLPPVPAEPFRDWWQRTRNGKGGAR, encoded by the coding sequence ATGAGCGGAACGTTCGTGGGCATGCCGGCGTTCCCGGCGGCCGCCCGGGACGCCGTGCGCGACACCACCCTGCGCGGCAACCTGCGGCACGCCACGCACACCATCCGGGCCAAGCGGGCGAACGCCGTCGCGGAGCTGGCCGACTGGGCGGAGCTGCGGGAGGCCGGCAAGCGGATCAAGGACCACACGCTGCGTCATCTCGACCACTACCTCGTGCGGTTGGAGGAGTCGGTGACGGCGGCGGGCGGCACCGTGCACTGGGCCGCCGACGCCGACGAGGCCAACCGGATCGTGACCCGGCTGGTCAAGGAGACCGGCGAGTCGGAGGTCGTCAAGGTCAAGTCGATGGCCACGCAGGAGATCGGGCTCAACGAGGCGCTGGAGGAGGAGGGCATCCGCGCCTACGAGACCGATCTGGCCGAACTGATCGTGCAGTTGGGCAAGGACCGGCCCTCGCACATCCTCGTCCCGGCGATCCACCGCAACCGCGGGGAGATCCGGGAGATCTTCGCCCGGGAGATGGGCGAGTGGGGCCGCCCCGCCCCGGACGGGCTGACGGACACCCCCGCCGAACTCGCCGAGGCGGCGCGGCTGCACCTGCGGGAGAAGTTCCTGCGCGCCAAGGTCGGCATCTCCGGCGCCAACTTCATGGTGGCCGAGACCGGCACCCTGGTGGTGGTCGAGTCGGAGGGCAACGGGCGGATGTGCCTGACCCTGCCCGAGACGCTGATCTCCGTCGTCGGCATCGAGAAGATCGTGCCGACCTGGCAGGACCTGGAGGTGTTCCTGCAGACCCTGCCCCGCTCCTCGACCGCCGAGCGGATGAACCCGTACACCTCCACGTGGACCGGCACCACCGACGGGGACGGCCCTCGGACCTTCCACCTGGTCCTGCTGGACAACGGCCGCACCGACACCCTCGCCGACGAGGTGGGCCGGCAGGCGCTGCGCTGCATCCGCTGCTCGGCCTGCCTCAACGTGTGCCCGGTGTACGAGCGGGCCGGCGGCCACGCCTACGGCTCGGTCTACCCGGGCCCGATCGGCGCCATCCTCAGCCCCCAACTGCGGGGCATCGGCAGCGAGATCGACGCCTCCCTGCCGTACGCCTCCTCGCTGTGCGGCGCCTGCTACGAGGTCTGCCCGGTCGCCATCGACATTCCCGAGGTGCTGGTGCACCTGCGGGAGCGGGTGGTGGAGGGCGGTCAGGTGACGCGGGCGGGCAACAAGGTGGTGCTGCAACCCGCCAAGGGCCACGCCGCGGAGCGGGCCGCGATGCGCGCCGCGCGCTGGGCGTTCACCCGCCCGGGCGTGCTGCGGGCCGGCCAGCGCCTCGCCTCGCGCACCCGGCGCGTCCATCCGCGCACCCTGCCGGGCCCCGGCCGGGCGTGGAGCGGGACCCGGGACCTGCCGCCGGTGCCGGCGGAGCCGTTCCGGGACTGGTGGCAGCGGACACGGAACGGAAAGGGCGGTGCCCGGTGA
- a CDS encoding LutC/YkgG family protein, which translates to MSSRERILGRVRRALADVPEDDTPYERAVVRDYLREHGGRTVEQTVDLLAENLADYRAVVHRTDADGLPGLLAGLLAARGASTVLVPPGLDEGWLAAAGVTRVADRAESTPAELDRLDSVVTACAVAVAETGTIVLDGSPDQGRRRITLVPDHHICVVRVPDQVVSSVPQALERLDAARPLTWISGPSATSDIELDRVEGVHGPRTLEVVLVG; encoded by the coding sequence GTGAGCAGCAGGGAACGGATCCTGGGCCGGGTGCGGCGCGCCCTCGCCGACGTCCCGGAGGACGACACCCCGTACGAGCGGGCGGTCGTCCGTGACTACCTGCGCGAGCACGGTGGGCGCACCGTCGAGCAGACGGTGGACCTCCTCGCGGAGAACCTGGCCGACTACCGGGCGGTGGTGCACCGCACCGACGCCGACGGGCTGCCGGGACTGCTCGCCGGGCTGCTCGCGGCGCGCGGCGCGTCGACAGTGCTGGTGCCGCCCGGCCTGGACGAGGGCTGGCTCGCGGCGGCCGGGGTGACCCGGGTGGCGGACCGGGCGGAGAGCACCCCGGCCGAACTGGACCGGCTCGACAGCGTGGTGACCGCGTGCGCGGTCGCCGTCGCGGAGACGGGCACGATCGTGCTGGACGGCTCCCCCGACCAGGGCCGGCGCCGCATCACCCTGGTCCCCGACCACCACATCTGTGTGGTCCGGGTCCCGGACCAGGTCGTCTCCTCCGTCCCCCAGGCGCTCGAACGCCTCGACGCGGCCCGTCCGCTGACCTGGATCTCCGGCCCGTCGGCGACCAGCGACATCGAGCTGGACCGGGTGGAGGGCGTGCACGGACCGCGCACGCTGGAGGTCGTCCTGGTCGGCTGA
- a CDS encoding ABC transporter ATP-binding protein, with amino-acid sequence MVRNGARRGHDPGPAPEALRLVKVTKSYGTGDGAVTALDGVTLGLARGTFTAVMGPSGSGKSTLLQCAAGLDRPDSGIVRVDGTELTGGGEAELTRFRRGRIGFVFQQYNLLETLTVEQNTVLPLKLAGRRVDRGRVREVLAAVGLGDRLGHRPGRLSGGQRQRVAIARALVTEPRVVFADEPTGALDLRSAREVLALLQRSVRVHGRTVVMVTHDPVAASYADSVLFLADGRLAGRLDAPTADAVAERLAHLGDDMTAGV; translated from the coding sequence ATGGTGCGCAACGGGGCACGACGCGGCCACGACCCGGGGCCCGCCCCCGAGGCCCTGCGGCTGGTGAAGGTCACCAAGTCGTACGGCACCGGGGACGGCGCCGTGACCGCCCTGGACGGGGTGACGCTGGGGCTGGCGCGGGGGACGTTCACCGCGGTGATGGGACCGTCGGGCTCGGGCAAGTCGACGCTGCTGCAGTGCGCGGCGGGTCTGGACCGGCCGGACAGCGGGATCGTGCGGGTCGACGGGACCGAGCTGACCGGCGGCGGTGAGGCGGAGCTGACGAGGTTCCGGCGGGGGCGGATCGGGTTCGTGTTCCAGCAGTACAACCTGCTGGAGACGCTGACCGTCGAGCAGAACACGGTGCTGCCGCTGAAGCTGGCGGGCCGGCGCGTGGACCGCGGGCGGGTCCGGGAGGTCCTGGCCGCCGTCGGTCTGGGCGACCGGCTCGGGCACCGGCCCGGCCGGCTGTCGGGTGGTCAGCGGCAGCGGGTGGCGATCGCGCGGGCGCTGGTCACCGAGCCCCGGGTGGTCTTCGCGGACGAGCCGACCGGTGCCCTGGACCTCCGCAGCGCGCGGGAGGTGCTGGCGCTGCTGCAGCGGTCGGTGCGGGTGCACGGGCGGACCGTGGTAATGGTGACGCACGATCCGGTCGCCGCCTCCTACGCCGACAGTGTGCTATTCCTCGCGGACGGCCGGCTCGCGGGCCGGCTGGACGCGCCGACGGCGGACGCGGTGGCCGAGCGGCTGGCGCACCTGGGCGACGACATGACGGCGGGGGTGTGA